One Oncorhynchus kisutch isolate 150728-3 linkage group LG13, Okis_V2, whole genome shotgun sequence DNA window includes the following coding sequences:
- the LOC109901845 gene encoding RNA-binding protein 42-like isoform X1: MRLAILDNVGLVSMAMKSGEERLKEMEAEMALFEQEVLGGQVAMTAGDPVVMELLPMGVPMTVPMIRPIIGTNTYRQVQQTLDARAATFVGPPPPAFVGPAITPGVRPPPMMRPAFMPHILQRPAGPRMPVMSGPPPQGMMAPPLPRPPPPPPMMMAPPMQGPPQHPMDPMGHMSSVGPPVGSTHGTPMGHSMVSAPSRSVTQAPPKLTPSIISAAPTVYTAPSGPKIPDIHAQRKARMEELAASVAEQQAAVMAAGLLEAKKEASLAASDDNVIGPSMPEPEPVHTEPADSTTEEKKKGKQEKAKKCIRTAAGTSWEDQSLLEWDSDDFRIFCGDLGNEVNDDILARAFSRYPSYLKAKVVRDKRTGKTKGYGFVSFKDPNDYVRAMREMNGKYVGSRPIKLRKSMWKDRNMEVVRKKQKEKKKLGLR, encoded by the exons ATGCGACTGGCCATTTTGGACAACGTTGGACTCG TAAGTATGGCGATGAAATCAGGAGAGGAGCGGTTGAAGGAGATGGAGGCTGAAATGGCTCT GTTTGAGCAGGAGGTCCTGGGGGGTCAAGTGGCAATGACTGCAGGAGACCCTGTAGTGATGGAGTTGCTCCCAATGGGTGTTCCTATGACTGTTCCTATGATCCGACCCATCATCGGCACCAACACCTACCGACAG gtCCAGCAAACTTTGGATGCAAGGGCTGCCACTTTCGTGGGACCTCCACCCCCTGCATTTGTAGGCCCAG CTATAACCCCAGGTGTCAGACCACCGCCAATGATGAGACCAGCGTTTATGCCGCACATCCTGCAGAGACCAG CAGGTCCGAGGATGCCTGTGATGAGTGGTCCCCCTCCACAGGGTATGATGGCTCCCCCACTGCCacgcccccctcctcccccacccatGATGATGGCACCCCCCATGCAAGGACCCCCTCAGCATCCCATGGACCCAATGGGGCATATGAGCTCAGTAGGACCTCCG GTGGGATCGACCCATGGTACACCCATGGGACACTCCATGGTGTCTGCACCCTCCAGGTCTGTGACCCAGGCCCCTCCCAAGCTCACCCCCTCGATCATCTCTGCAGCCCCCACTGTCTACACGGCTCCCTCCGGACCCAAGATACCAGACATCCATGCCCAGAGAAAGGCTCGCATG GAGGAGCTGGCAGCGTCTGTAGCAGAGCAGCAGGCAGCGGTGATGGCCGCCGGACTGCTGGAGGCTAAGAAGGAGGCCAGCCTAGCCGCCTCAGATGACAACGTTATCGGACCCAGCATGCCAGAGCCCGAGCCCGTCCACACTGAG CCAGCGGATAGCAcaacagaggagaagaagaagggtaAGCAAGAGAAGGCGAAGAAGTGTATCCGTACAGCCGCAGGCACCAGCTGGGAGGACCAGAGTCTACTGGAGTGGGACTCGG ATGATTTCAGAATCTTCTGTGGAGACCTTGGCAATGAGGTGAACGACGACATCCTGGCAAGGGCATTCAGCCGCTACCCCTCCTACCTGAAAGCCAAGGTGGTGCGGGACAAACGCACAGGCAAGACCAAGGGCTACGGCTTTGTCAGCTTCAAGGACCCAAATGACTACGTCCGAGCCATGAGGGAGATGAACG GGAAGTATGTCGGCAGCAGACCCATCAAACTGAGAAAGAGCATGTGGAAGGACAGGAACATGGAAGTTGTACGCAAGAAACAGAAGGAGAAAAAGAAACTGGGACTGAGATAG
- the LOC109901845 gene encoding RNA-binding protein 42-like isoform X3 — MAMKSGEERLKEMEAEMALFEQEVLGGQVAMTAGDPVVMELLPMGVPMTVPMIRPIIGTNTYRQVQQTLDARAATFVGPPPPAFVGPAITPGVRPPPMMRPAFMPHILQRPAGPRMPVMSGPPPQGMMAPPLPRPPPPPPMMMAPPMQGPPQHPMDPMGHMSSVGPPVGSTHGTPMGHSMVSAPSRSVTQAPPKLTPSIISAAPTVYTAPSGPKIPDIHAQRKARMEELAASVAEQQAAVMAAGLLEAKKEASLAASDDNVIGPSMPEPEPVHTEPADSTTEEKKKGKQEKAKKCIRTAAGTSWEDQSLLEWDSDDFRIFCGDLGNEVNDDILARAFSRYPSYLKAKVVRDKRTGKTKGYGFVSFKDPNDYVRAMREMNGKYVGSRPIKLRKSMWKDRNMEVVRKKQKEKKKLGLR; from the exons ATGGCGATGAAATCAGGAGAGGAGCGGTTGAAGGAGATGGAGGCTGAAATGGCTCT GTTTGAGCAGGAGGTCCTGGGGGGTCAAGTGGCAATGACTGCAGGAGACCCTGTAGTGATGGAGTTGCTCCCAATGGGTGTTCCTATGACTGTTCCTATGATCCGACCCATCATCGGCACCAACACCTACCGACAG gtCCAGCAAACTTTGGATGCAAGGGCTGCCACTTTCGTGGGACCTCCACCCCCTGCATTTGTAGGCCCAG CTATAACCCCAGGTGTCAGACCACCGCCAATGATGAGACCAGCGTTTATGCCGCACATCCTGCAGAGACCAG CAGGTCCGAGGATGCCTGTGATGAGTGGTCCCCCTCCACAGGGTATGATGGCTCCCCCACTGCCacgcccccctcctcccccacccatGATGATGGCACCCCCCATGCAAGGACCCCCTCAGCATCCCATGGACCCAATGGGGCATATGAGCTCAGTAGGACCTCCG GTGGGATCGACCCATGGTACACCCATGGGACACTCCATGGTGTCTGCACCCTCCAGGTCTGTGACCCAGGCCCCTCCCAAGCTCACCCCCTCGATCATCTCTGCAGCCCCCACTGTCTACACGGCTCCCTCCGGACCCAAGATACCAGACATCCATGCCCAGAGAAAGGCTCGCATG GAGGAGCTGGCAGCGTCTGTAGCAGAGCAGCAGGCAGCGGTGATGGCCGCCGGACTGCTGGAGGCTAAGAAGGAGGCCAGCCTAGCCGCCTCAGATGACAACGTTATCGGACCCAGCATGCCAGAGCCCGAGCCCGTCCACACTGAG CCAGCGGATAGCAcaacagaggagaagaagaagggtaAGCAAGAGAAGGCGAAGAAGTGTATCCGTACAGCCGCAGGCACCAGCTGGGAGGACCAGAGTCTACTGGAGTGGGACTCGG ATGATTTCAGAATCTTCTGTGGAGACCTTGGCAATGAGGTGAACGACGACATCCTGGCAAGGGCATTCAGCCGCTACCCCTCCTACCTGAAAGCCAAGGTGGTGCGGGACAAACGCACAGGCAAGACCAAGGGCTACGGCTTTGTCAGCTTCAAGGACCCAAATGACTACGTCCGAGCCATGAGGGAGATGAACG GGAAGTATGTCGGCAGCAGACCCATCAAACTGAGAAAGAGCATGTGGAAGGACAGGAACATGGAAGTTGTACGCAAGAAACAGAAGGAGAAAAAGAAACTGGGACTGAGATAG
- the LOC109901845 gene encoding RNA-binding protein 42-like isoform X2: MRLAILDNVGLVSMAMKSGEERLKEMEAEMALFEQEVLGGQVAMTAGDPVVMELLPMGVPMTVPMIRPIIGTNTYRQVQQTLDARAATFVGPPPPAFVGPAITPGVRPPPMMRPAFMPHILQRPGPRMPVMSGPPPQGMMAPPLPRPPPPPPMMMAPPMQGPPQHPMDPMGHMSSVGPPVGSTHGTPMGHSMVSAPSRSVTQAPPKLTPSIISAAPTVYTAPSGPKIPDIHAQRKARMEELAASVAEQQAAVMAAGLLEAKKEASLAASDDNVIGPSMPEPEPVHTEPADSTTEEKKKGKQEKAKKCIRTAAGTSWEDQSLLEWDSDDFRIFCGDLGNEVNDDILARAFSRYPSYLKAKVVRDKRTGKTKGYGFVSFKDPNDYVRAMREMNGKYVGSRPIKLRKSMWKDRNMEVVRKKQKEKKKLGLR, from the exons ATGCGACTGGCCATTTTGGACAACGTTGGACTCG TAAGTATGGCGATGAAATCAGGAGAGGAGCGGTTGAAGGAGATGGAGGCTGAAATGGCTCT GTTTGAGCAGGAGGTCCTGGGGGGTCAAGTGGCAATGACTGCAGGAGACCCTGTAGTGATGGAGTTGCTCCCAATGGGTGTTCCTATGACTGTTCCTATGATCCGACCCATCATCGGCACCAACACCTACCGACAG gtCCAGCAAACTTTGGATGCAAGGGCTGCCACTTTCGTGGGACCTCCACCCCCTGCATTTGTAGGCCCAG CTATAACCCCAGGTGTCAGACCACCGCCAATGATGAGACCAGCGTTTATGCCGCACATCCTGCAGAGACCAG GTCCGAGGATGCCTGTGATGAGTGGTCCCCCTCCACAGGGTATGATGGCTCCCCCACTGCCacgcccccctcctcccccacccatGATGATGGCACCCCCCATGCAAGGACCCCCTCAGCATCCCATGGACCCAATGGGGCATATGAGCTCAGTAGGACCTCCG GTGGGATCGACCCATGGTACACCCATGGGACACTCCATGGTGTCTGCACCCTCCAGGTCTGTGACCCAGGCCCCTCCCAAGCTCACCCCCTCGATCATCTCTGCAGCCCCCACTGTCTACACGGCTCCCTCCGGACCCAAGATACCAGACATCCATGCCCAGAGAAAGGCTCGCATG GAGGAGCTGGCAGCGTCTGTAGCAGAGCAGCAGGCAGCGGTGATGGCCGCCGGACTGCTGGAGGCTAAGAAGGAGGCCAGCCTAGCCGCCTCAGATGACAACGTTATCGGACCCAGCATGCCAGAGCCCGAGCCCGTCCACACTGAG CCAGCGGATAGCAcaacagaggagaagaagaagggtaAGCAAGAGAAGGCGAAGAAGTGTATCCGTACAGCCGCAGGCACCAGCTGGGAGGACCAGAGTCTACTGGAGTGGGACTCGG ATGATTTCAGAATCTTCTGTGGAGACCTTGGCAATGAGGTGAACGACGACATCCTGGCAAGGGCATTCAGCCGCTACCCCTCCTACCTGAAAGCCAAGGTGGTGCGGGACAAACGCACAGGCAAGACCAAGGGCTACGGCTTTGTCAGCTTCAAGGACCCAAATGACTACGTCCGAGCCATGAGGGAGATGAACG GGAAGTATGTCGGCAGCAGACCCATCAAACTGAGAAAGAGCATGTGGAAGGACAGGAACATGGAAGTTGTACGCAAGAAACAGAAGGAGAAAAAGAAACTGGGACTGAGATAG
- the LOC109901845 gene encoding RNA-binding protein 42-like isoform X4 — MAMKSGEERLKEMEAEMALFEQEVLGGQVAMTAGDPVVMELLPMGVPMTVPMIRPIIGTNTYRQVQQTLDARAATFVGPPPPAFVGPAITPGVRPPPMMRPAFMPHILQRPGPRMPVMSGPPPQGMMAPPLPRPPPPPPMMMAPPMQGPPQHPMDPMGHMSSVGPPVGSTHGTPMGHSMVSAPSRSVTQAPPKLTPSIISAAPTVYTAPSGPKIPDIHAQRKARMEELAASVAEQQAAVMAAGLLEAKKEASLAASDDNVIGPSMPEPEPVHTEPADSTTEEKKKGKQEKAKKCIRTAAGTSWEDQSLLEWDSDDFRIFCGDLGNEVNDDILARAFSRYPSYLKAKVVRDKRTGKTKGYGFVSFKDPNDYVRAMREMNGKYVGSRPIKLRKSMWKDRNMEVVRKKQKEKKKLGLR, encoded by the exons ATGGCGATGAAATCAGGAGAGGAGCGGTTGAAGGAGATGGAGGCTGAAATGGCTCT GTTTGAGCAGGAGGTCCTGGGGGGTCAAGTGGCAATGACTGCAGGAGACCCTGTAGTGATGGAGTTGCTCCCAATGGGTGTTCCTATGACTGTTCCTATGATCCGACCCATCATCGGCACCAACACCTACCGACAG gtCCAGCAAACTTTGGATGCAAGGGCTGCCACTTTCGTGGGACCTCCACCCCCTGCATTTGTAGGCCCAG CTATAACCCCAGGTGTCAGACCACCGCCAATGATGAGACCAGCGTTTATGCCGCACATCCTGCAGAGACCAG GTCCGAGGATGCCTGTGATGAGTGGTCCCCCTCCACAGGGTATGATGGCTCCCCCACTGCCacgcccccctcctcccccacccatGATGATGGCACCCCCCATGCAAGGACCCCCTCAGCATCCCATGGACCCAATGGGGCATATGAGCTCAGTAGGACCTCCG GTGGGATCGACCCATGGTACACCCATGGGACACTCCATGGTGTCTGCACCCTCCAGGTCTGTGACCCAGGCCCCTCCCAAGCTCACCCCCTCGATCATCTCTGCAGCCCCCACTGTCTACACGGCTCCCTCCGGACCCAAGATACCAGACATCCATGCCCAGAGAAAGGCTCGCATG GAGGAGCTGGCAGCGTCTGTAGCAGAGCAGCAGGCAGCGGTGATGGCCGCCGGACTGCTGGAGGCTAAGAAGGAGGCCAGCCTAGCCGCCTCAGATGACAACGTTATCGGACCCAGCATGCCAGAGCCCGAGCCCGTCCACACTGAG CCAGCGGATAGCAcaacagaggagaagaagaagggtaAGCAAGAGAAGGCGAAGAAGTGTATCCGTACAGCCGCAGGCACCAGCTGGGAGGACCAGAGTCTACTGGAGTGGGACTCGG ATGATTTCAGAATCTTCTGTGGAGACCTTGGCAATGAGGTGAACGACGACATCCTGGCAAGGGCATTCAGCCGCTACCCCTCCTACCTGAAAGCCAAGGTGGTGCGGGACAAACGCACAGGCAAGACCAAGGGCTACGGCTTTGTCAGCTTCAAGGACCCAAATGACTACGTCCGAGCCATGAGGGAGATGAACG GGAAGTATGTCGGCAGCAGACCCATCAAACTGAGAAAGAGCATGTGGAAGGACAGGAACATGGAAGTTGTACGCAAGAAACAGAAGGAGAAAAAGAAACTGGGACTGAGATAG